Proteins encoded in a region of the Pseudomonas denitrificans (nom. rej.) genome:
- a CDS encoding DUF4242 domain-containing protein translates to MPKFVIEREIPGAGALTDRDFQAIAQKSCKVLNQLGPQVQWLHSYVVADRIYCLYIAPDEAAVREHARLGGFPANRISQVVTTLDPTTAE, encoded by the coding sequence ATGCCGAAGTTCGTCATAGAGCGCGAGATCCCCGGCGCCGGAGCCCTGACCGACCGCGATTTCCAGGCTATCGCGCAGAAGTCCTGCAAGGTCTTGAACCAACTGGGGCCGCAGGTGCAGTGGTTGCACAGCTACGTGGTCGCAGACCGCATCTACTGCCTGTACATAGCCCCCGACGAAGCCGCCGTGCGAGAGCACGCGCGACTGGGCGGCTTCCCGGCCAATCGGATATCGCAGGTCGTCACCACCCTCGATCCGACCACCGCCGAATGA
- the hemN gene encoding oxygen-independent coproporphyrinogen III oxidase: MLDNIRWDADLIRRYDLAGPRYTSYPTAVQFHEGVGPFDLLHALRDSQKAQRPLSLYVHVPFCANICYYCACNKVITKDRGRSAPYLARLIHEIEIVSRHLGRQQQVEQLHFGGGTPTFLSPGQLRELMAQLRTHFHFVEGDFGDYGIEIDPREADWSTMGLLRELGFNRASIGVQDFNLEVQQAINRLQSLDETRAIIDAARTLQFRSINIDLIYGLPRQTPDTFARTVEQVIALQPNRLSVFNYAHLPERFPPQRRIKAEDLPSPGQKLEMLQRTTEQLEAAGYRYIGMDHFALPDDELAMAQEDGTLQRNFQGYTTHGHCDLVGLGVSSISQIGDLYCQNSNDIADYQNTLDQGQLATRRGLHCNKDDLIRRAVIQQLICHFQLDFEDIEDLYNIDFRGYFAEIWDDLERFARDGLISLGPRGIDVSASGRLLVRSLCMLFDRYLPMQNLQRFSRVI; the protein is encoded by the coding sequence ATGCTCGACAATATTCGCTGGGACGCAGATCTGATACGCCGATACGATCTGGCCGGCCCGCGCTACACCTCCTATCCCACAGCCGTGCAGTTCCACGAAGGAGTCGGACCCTTCGACCTGCTGCACGCGCTGCGCGATAGCCAGAAGGCGCAGCGCCCGCTCTCGCTCTACGTGCACGTCCCGTTCTGCGCGAACATCTGCTACTACTGCGCCTGCAACAAGGTCATCACCAAGGATCGTGGCCGCAGCGCCCCCTACCTCGCCCGTCTCATCCATGAAATCGAGATCGTCAGCCGTCACCTGGGTCGCCAGCAGCAAGTCGAGCAGCTGCATTTCGGTGGAGGTACCCCGACCTTCCTGAGCCCCGGCCAGCTGCGCGAGCTGATGGCGCAACTGCGCACCCATTTCCACTTCGTCGAGGGCGACTTCGGCGACTACGGCATCGAGATCGACCCGCGCGAGGCCGACTGGTCGACCATGGGCCTGCTCCGCGAACTGGGCTTCAACCGCGCCAGCATCGGCGTGCAGGACTTCAACCTGGAAGTGCAGCAGGCGATCAACCGCCTGCAGAGCCTCGACGAGACCCGCGCCATCATCGACGCGGCGCGCACGCTGCAGTTCCGCTCGATCAACATCGACCTGATCTACGGCCTGCCCCGGCAGACCCCGGACACCTTCGCCCGCACCGTCGAGCAGGTCATCGCCCTGCAGCCCAACCGATTGTCCGTGTTCAACTACGCACACCTCCCCGAACGCTTCCCGCCGCAGCGGCGGATCAAGGCCGAGGATCTGCCCTCCCCCGGACAGAAACTGGAGATGCTGCAACGCACCACCGAGCAACTGGAAGCCGCCGGGTACCGCTACATCGGCATGGACCACTTCGCCCTGCCGGACGACGAACTGGCCATGGCCCAGGAAGACGGCACCCTGCAACGCAACTTCCAGGGCTATACCACCCACGGTCACTGCGACCTGGTGGGCCTCGGGGTTTCCTCGATCAGCCAGATCGGCGACCTCTACTGCCAGAACAGCAATGACATCGCCGACTACCAGAACACCCTCGACCAGGGCCAGCTCGCCACTCGCCGGGGCCTGCACTGCAACAAGGACGACCTGATCCGCCGCGCGGTGATCCAGCAGCTGATCTGCCATTTCCAGCTGGACTTCGAGGACATCGAGGACCTCTACAACATCGATTTCCGTGGCTATTTCGCGGAAATCTGGGACGACCTCGAACGCTTCGCCCGCGACGGCCTGATCAGCCTCGGCCCACGCGGCATCGATGTCAGCGCCTCCGGCCGGCTGCTGGTGCGCTCGCTGTGCATGCTGTTCGACCGCTACCTGCCGATGCAGAACCTGCAACGCTTCTCGCGGGTCATCTGA
- a CDS encoding GFA family protein has translation MLPLPLFGGCACGAVRYRVDAQPEETGYCHCRICQKSNAAPAVPWAVIPLTGFAYTAGELGMWRSSPDGERRFCVKCGTPMEFRVRDGETVGLNTVTLDEPEYMKPQCHVWCSSQLSWFDTVDDLPRRQEG, from the coding sequence ATGTTGCCTTTGCCCCTGTTCGGCGGCTGCGCCTGCGGCGCGGTGCGCTACCGGGTGGATGCCCAGCCGGAAGAGACCGGTTACTGCCACTGCCGCATCTGCCAGAAGTCCAATGCCGCGCCGGCAGTGCCCTGGGCGGTGATTCCGCTGACGGGCTTCGCGTATACCGCCGGCGAATTGGGAATGTGGCGCTCAAGCCCGGACGGCGAGCGGCGCTTCTGCGTGAAGTGCGGCACGCCGATGGAGTTCCGCGTGCGCGACGGCGAGACGGTGGGGCTCAACACTGTGACCCTGGATGAGCCGGAATACATGAAGCCGCAGTGCCATGTCTGGTGTTCGTCGCAGCTTTCGTGGTTCGACACGGTGGATGATCTGCCGCGGAGGCAGGAGGGTTGA
- the anr gene encoding transcriptional regulator Anr — protein sequence MAETIKVRALPQAHCKDCSLAPLCLPLSLNHSDMDALDEIVKRGRPLKKGEFLFRQGDAFGSVFAVRSGALKTFSITDGGEEQITGFHLPSELVGLSGMDTESYPVSAQALETTSVCEIPFERLDELSEQLPQLRRQLLRVMSREIRDDQQMMMLLSKKTADERIATFLVNLSARFRARGFSAQQFRLAMSRNEIGNYLGLAVETVSRVFTRFQQNGLIAAEGKEVHILDSIELCALAGGQLES from the coding sequence ATGGCCGAAACCATCAAAGTGCGCGCCCTGCCCCAGGCGCACTGCAAGGATTGCAGCCTGGCTCCCCTCTGCCTGCCCCTGTCGCTCAACCACAGCGACATGGACGCTCTCGATGAAATCGTCAAACGCGGCCGCCCACTGAAAAAGGGCGAGTTCCTGTTCCGCCAAGGCGATGCCTTCGGCTCCGTCTTCGCCGTACGCTCCGGCGCGCTGAAGACCTTCAGCATCACCGACGGCGGCGAGGAGCAAATCACCGGCTTCCACCTGCCCAGCGAACTGGTCGGCCTGTCCGGCATGGACACCGAGAGCTACCCGGTATCGGCCCAAGCCCTGGAAACCACGTCGGTCTGCGAGATTCCCTTCGAACGCCTGGACGAGCTGTCCGAGCAACTGCCGCAACTGCGCCGCCAGCTGCTGCGCGTGATGAGCCGTGAAATCCGCGACGACCAGCAGATGATGATGCTGCTGTCGAAGAAGACCGCCGACGAGCGCATCGCCACCTTCCTGGTGAACCTCTCCGCGCGCTTCCGCGCCCGTGGCTTCTCGGCCCAACAGTTCCGCCTGGCCATGTCGCGCAACGAGATCGGCAACTACCTGGGCCTGGCGGTGGAAACCGTCTCCCGCGTGTTCACCCGCTTCCAGCAGAACGGCCTGATCGCCGCCGAAGGCAAGGAAGTGCACATCCTCGACTCCATCGAGCTGTGCGCACTGGCCGGCGGCCAGCTGGAAAGCTGA
- a CDS encoding adenine phosphoribosyltransferase, producing MILNQLDLKSVIRAVPDFPKPGVMFRDITPLFQSPRALRFVADSFIQRYVEADFTHIGAMDARGFLIGSIIAYELNKPLVLFRKRGKLPADVLAQAYETEYGEALLEVHADSLCEGDSVLIFDDLIATGGTLLAAAQLVRRMGASVFEAAAIIDLPELGGSTKLNDAQIPTYSLTAFALDEQ from the coding sequence ATGATCCTCAACCAACTCGACCTGAAGTCCGTGATCCGTGCCGTTCCCGACTTTCCCAAGCCCGGCGTCATGTTCCGCGACATCACCCCGCTGTTCCAGTCGCCGCGAGCCCTGCGCTTCGTCGCCGACAGCTTCATCCAGCGTTATGTCGAGGCCGACTTCACCCACATCGGCGCCATGGATGCGCGCGGCTTCCTGATCGGTTCGATCATCGCCTACGAGCTGAACAAGCCCCTGGTGCTGTTCCGCAAGCGTGGCAAGCTGCCGGCTGACGTGCTGGCCCAGGCCTACGAGACCGAGTACGGCGAAGCCCTGCTGGAAGTCCACGCCGACAGCCTGTGCGAAGGCGACAGCGTGCTGATCTTCGATGACCTGATCGCCACCGGCGGCACCCTGCTGGCCGCCGCGCAACTGGTACGCCGGATGGGCGCCAGCGTGTTCGAGGCCGCCGCGATCATCGATCTGCCGGAGCTGGGCGGTTCGACCAAGCTCAATGACGCACAGATCCCCACCTACAGCCTGACTGCCTTCGCCCTCGACGAGCAGTGA
- a CDS encoding SDR family NAD(P)-dependent oxidoreductase → MKNFENKVAAITGAGSGIGRALAVELASRGCHLALADVNAAGLEETRQLLSSSGVRVSVDTVNVADRDQVHAWADKAAREHGKVNLVFNNAGVAHAGTVEASDYEEYEWITNINFWGVVYGTKAFLPHLKASGDGHIVNVSSVFGLFSQPGMSAYNATKFAVRGFTESLRQELDMERGGVSASCVHPGGIKTNIAKTARMNDSMVKVTGQNAEAARTQFNDQLLRTTPQKAAQVIIRGVERDSRRILIGSDAHAIDVMLRLLPVWYQKVVTGSMKLARRFAPKPKRKSAAEGYEAK, encoded by the coding sequence ATGAAGAACTTCGAGAACAAGGTCGCCGCCATCACCGGCGCAGGCTCCGGCATCGGCCGCGCCCTGGCCGTGGAACTGGCCTCCCGTGGTTGCCACCTGGCCCTGGCGGACGTGAATGCCGCAGGCCTGGAGGAAACCCGCCAACTGCTCTCCTCCTCCGGCGTGCGGGTGTCCGTCGACACGGTGAACGTCGCCGACCGCGACCAGGTGCACGCCTGGGCCGACAAGGCCGCCCGCGAGCACGGCAAGGTCAACCTGGTGTTCAACAACGCCGGCGTCGCCCATGCCGGTACCGTGGAAGCCAGCGACTACGAAGAGTACGAGTGGATCACCAACATCAACTTCTGGGGCGTGGTCTACGGCACCAAGGCCTTCCTGCCGCACCTGAAGGCTTCCGGTGACGGCCACATCGTCAACGTCTCCAGCGTGTTCGGCCTGTTCTCCCAGCCTGGCATGAGCGCCTACAACGCCACCAAGTTCGCCGTGCGCGGCTTCACCGAATCGCTGCGCCAGGAGCTGGACATGGAACGTGGCGGTGTCTCCGCCAGCTGCGTGCACCCCGGCGGGATCAAGACCAACATCGCCAAGACCGCGCGCATGAACGACAGCATGGTCAAGGTCACCGGGCAGAACGCGGAAGCGGCGCGCACCCAGTTCAACGACCAGTTGCTGCGCACCACCCCGCAGAAAGCCGCACAGGTGATCATCCGCGGCGTGGAGCGCGATTCGCGGCGCATCCTGATCGGCTCGGACGCCCACGCCATCGACGTGATGCTGCGCCTGCTGCCGGTCTGGTACCAGAAAGTGGTCACCGGCAGCATGAAGCTGGCCAGGCGCTTCGCTCCCAAGCCCAAGCGCAAGTCCGCCGCCGAGGGTTACGAGGCCAAGTAA
- a CDS encoding TetR family transcriptional regulator: MEIGQEERPAEAAGKRALIDAALRLAASRRSLSSLGLRELAREAGLNPNTFYRHFGDVDDLGLAIIRDIATQLRQPLRDLRREAAERAQPGEGAASVPFGLDLERGQRVTRETVRLFFDFVEGNPQAFIIGVRELHGPSPVLREALARVMDEFGEDMAEDIRQFHLLPDIDENELNQLSRLISRQLFQQSLDYLECPPEQRGEVCALAERQILLLFTGVAVLQTFGMLARL, from the coding sequence ATGGAAATCGGACAGGAAGAACGGCCAGCGGAGGCCGCCGGCAAGCGCGCGCTGATCGACGCGGCGCTGCGCCTGGCGGCCAGCCGGCGCAGCCTGAGCAGCCTCGGGCTGCGCGAGCTGGCGCGTGAAGCGGGGCTGAACCCGAATACCTTCTACCGGCACTTCGGTGACGTGGATGATCTGGGCCTGGCGATCATTCGCGACATCGCCACTCAACTGCGCCAGCCATTGCGCGACCTGCGCCGCGAGGCCGCCGAGCGCGCGCAACCGGGGGAGGGCGCGGCCAGCGTGCCTTTCGGCCTGGACCTGGAGCGTGGCCAGCGGGTGACGCGGGAGACCGTGCGGTTGTTCTTCGACTTCGTGGAAGGCAACCCGCAGGCCTTCATCATTGGTGTGCGCGAGCTGCATGGGCCGTCGCCGGTGCTGCGCGAGGCGTTGGCGCGAGTGATGGACGAGTTCGGTGAGGACATGGCCGAGGACATCCGCCAGTTCCACCTGCTGCCGGACATCGACGAGAACGAGTTGAACCAGCTGTCGCGGCTGATCAGCCGGCAATTGTTCCAGCAGTCGCTGGACTATCTCGAGTGCCCGCCGGAGCAGCGCGGGGAAGTCTGCGCCCTGGCCGAACGACAAATCCTGTTGCTCTTCACCGGTGTCGCGGTGCTGCAGACTTTCGGCATGCTCGCTAGGCTGTAA
- a CDS encoding class I SAM-dependent methyltransferase: MTTAVDLNALKQRQMATWASGDYAVIGTTLQIVGERLAEACDLLCDERVLDVAAGNGNVTLAAARRGCRVISTDYVPRLLELGAERARAEHLAVEFREADAEALPFQAGSFDAVVSTFGVMFTPDQAKAASELARVCRSGGRIGLANWTPEGFIGQVFKVLSGYIPPAAGVRPPSAWGREEHLRELFDGSIGELRATRQVFNFRYRSAAHFIEVFRDWYGPLHKAFANLPEADGKLLERDLTQLLDASNRAGPSSLVVPSEYLEVVLTRR; this comes from the coding sequence ATGACTACCGCTGTAGACCTCAATGCCCTGAAACAACGCCAGATGGCCACCTGGGCCAGCGGCGACTACGCCGTGATCGGCACCACCCTGCAGATCGTCGGCGAGCGCCTGGCCGAAGCCTGCGACCTGCTCTGCGACGAGCGGGTGCTGGACGTCGCCGCCGGCAACGGCAACGTCACCCTGGCCGCCGCCCGGCGCGGATGCCGGGTGATATCCACCGACTACGTGCCGCGTTTGCTGGAGCTGGGCGCCGAGCGCGCCCGTGCGGAGCATCTGGCCGTGGAGTTCCGCGAGGCCGATGCCGAGGCGCTGCCATTTCAAGCCGGCAGCTTCGATGCGGTGGTCTCGACCTTCGGCGTGATGTTCACCCCCGACCAGGCGAAAGCCGCGTCGGAACTGGCGCGGGTCTGCCGTTCCGGCGGGCGCATCGGCCTGGCCAACTGGACGCCCGAGGGCTTCATCGGCCAGGTGTTCAAGGTGCTTTCGGGTTACATCCCGCCGGCGGCGGGTGTTCGTCCGCCGTCCGCGTGGGGACGGGAGGAGCATCTGCGCGAGCTGTTCGACGGATCGATCGGCGAGTTGCGTGCGACGCGGCAGGTCTTCAACTTCCGCTATCGCTCCGCCGCGCATTTCATCGAGGTCTTCCGCGACTGGTACGGTCCATTGCACAAGGCTTTCGCCAACCTGCCGGAAGCGGATGGGAAGTTGCTGGAGCGTGATCTGACGCAGCTGCTCGATGCGAGCAATCGCGCGGGCCCCTCGTCGCTGGTGGTGCCCAGCGAATATCTGGAGGTGGTGCTGACCCGTCGGTGA
- a CDS encoding metal-dependent hydrolase gives MNASTTPIRANFPVRRMDFSFSETPKYWWDGQPFMTHFMNNLSSLFPYGEKFFVDSVRAVRERIQDPQLQKDVSAFIGQEAMHSKEHAAYNEYADEHGIDLETLELRIKVLLESISKVTTKKHQLAITCALEHFTATMAEQLLKREDLSSQMKSDKMYKLWMWHAVEENEHKAVAYDVYQQVYGGYFTRTAVMLLTTGIFLGVIAGFQINLLRRDGQLFNWRSWKHGLGVLLHPRRGYFVNLIRPWLDYFRPGFHPFDHDTKALETRWKETLDFAG, from the coding sequence ATGAACGCCAGCACCACGCCGATCCGCGCCAATTTCCCGGTCCGCCGCATGGATTTCAGCTTCAGCGAAACGCCGAAATACTGGTGGGACGGGCAACCCTTCATGACCCACTTCATGAACAACCTGTCCTCACTGTTCCCCTATGGCGAGAAGTTCTTCGTCGACAGCGTGCGCGCCGTGCGCGAGCGCATCCAGGACCCGCAACTGCAGAAGGACGTCAGCGCCTTCATCGGCCAGGAAGCCATGCACTCCAAGGAGCACGCGGCCTACAACGAGTACGCCGACGAGCACGGCATCGACCTGGAAACCCTGGAGCTGCGCATCAAGGTGCTGCTCGAGTCCATCAGCAAGGTCACCACCAAGAAGCACCAGCTGGCGATCACCTGCGCCCTGGAACACTTCACCGCGACCATGGCCGAGCAGTTGCTCAAGCGTGAAGACCTGAGCAGCCAGATGAAGTCGGACAAGATGTACAAGCTGTGGATGTGGCACGCCGTCGAGGAGAACGAGCACAAGGCGGTGGCCTACGACGTCTACCAGCAGGTCTATGGCGGCTACTTCACCCGCACCGCGGTGATGCTGCTGACCACCGGGATCTTCCTCGGCGTCATCGCCGGCTTCCAGATCAACCTGCTGCGCCGCGACGGCCAGCTGTTCAACTGGCGCAGCTGGAAACATGGCCTGGGCGTGCTGCTGCACCCGCGCCGCGGCTACTTCGTCAACCTGATCCGCCCGTGGCTGGACTATTTCCGCCCCGGCTTCCACCCCTTCGACCATGACACCAAGGCGCTGGAAACCCGCTGGAAGGAAACGCTGGATTTCGCCGGCTGA